Genomic DNA from Paenibacillus donghaensis:
AATGGCTTCATCGGCGGGAATCAGCTGAGCCTCCAGTGTTCCTGCTGTCATATGCTCGGCAATCTGCTCCAGCGTCAGGCAATGGCTGGCCGAAATACCGGCCGACATCGTCCGCTCAAGCTTCACCATCACACCCGGCAGCCCCAGGGCACGGCCGATGTCGACACAAAGCGTACGAATATAGGTGCCTTTGGAGCATAACACACGGAACGATATCTCAGGGTAAGGTCCTTCCCAGACCATGTCCGTCATTTCAATCTCGTAAATCTCCACCTCGCGGCTTTTGCGTTCGACCGTCTTGCCCTCGCGGGCCAGTTCATACAGGCGTTTGCCGTCAACCTTGACTGCGGAATACATCGGTGGGACCTGGGAGATCACTCCCTGGAAGGAATTCAGTACAGCCTGCACCTCTTCACGGCTAACCTGCACCTCTTCCAAAGCTTCGGTAATTGTACCGGTCATATCCTCAGTATCGCTTGACATACCCAGTCTCAGGGTTGCCACATATTCCTTGGGCAGCTCCTGAATATATTCTACCACTCGGGTGGCTTTACCCAAGCATAACGGCAGCACACCGGTCACCTGCGGGTCCAGCGTCCCGGTGTGGCCGATCCGCTTCATGCCAAGAATGCGTCTGGCTTTGGCCACAACATCATGTGAAGTGAACCCTGCCGGCTTGTAGACAGCCAGAACTCCTGTTAGCTCACTCATAAATAACGTCTGACCTCCTCCAGCACCTGCGGAATCACTTCTTCCAGAGCAGCTTCAATCTTGGCTCCGGCAGCGCGTGTATGTCCGCCGCCCCCGAAGGTCTGGGCCAAGGCAGCAACATCCACCTTGCCAGCCGAACGCAGGCTGACCTTCACTGCGCCCGGATGGATTACCTTGAACAGAATGCCTACCTCAACCCCTTGAATATTACGGGGATAATTCACAATGCCTTCAAGGTCTTCATTGGAAGCTCCGCAGGCAATCATATCCTCAGGAGTAACATGGACCCAGGCGACATCCCCTTCAGGAGAGAGCTGCAGGGTACTCAGTGCCCGGTTCAGCACCTTGACCTGTGCCAGCGTCATCTCTTCCAGCAAGGTTTCAGCTAGCTCCGGCCCGTTTACGCCAAGCTTCAGCAGCTCGGACACAGCTGCCATTACTTTAGGGGAGGTATTCGTATAACGAAACCCGCCGGTATCGGTAAGCAGTCCGGTATAAATTGCTGTGGCAATATCGGTGTTCCACTCCAGAGCAAACAGCTGGAGCAGATCAAATAATATCTCTGCGGTTGCAGCGGCATCCGGCTTGATCAGATTAACCGCGCCATAACCGTTATTGGTCGGATGATGGTCAATATTGGCGATCAGCGCATCGGCAGCAAAATAGCGGTGCGTCAATCCTACACGCTGAAAATCGGCACAATCCACACAAATGACATGCTTGAATTCACGGTCCGGTCCGGCCAACGTCATATTCAGAATCTGATCGGCATGCCACAGATACTCCATCCGTTTCGGAATCGGTCCTTCATTCAGCATACAATATTTTTTGCCCAGACATGAGAGAAGCCAGCCCACCGCAAGGGTGGAGCTGACTGCATCTCCGTCCGGCTGAACATGCGACACTACAAGATAATCGTCGTGTTCCAGCAGAAAGTCACGGGTCTGCTGGAGACTTTGTTCATAGCTCTGCATTCGCCGTCTCCTTTATAACGAGATTCACTGCCCTGCAGCTTATCTCTTTTCGCTCTTGCCCAGGTCGCCGAGCAGCTTCTCAATATGGCTGCCGTACGCGACCGATTCATCAAGCTTGAAGATCAGTTCCGGGGTATGGCGAAGGCGGATGGCCTTGCCCAACTCCGAGCGAAGGAAGCCGTTGGCTTTCTCTATCGCTTTAAGCGATCCGCTCTTCTGCTCTTCATCCCCCAAGACACTCAGGTATACCTTGGCCTGCGAAAGATCGTTGGTCACGTCTACGCCGGTTATGGTAACAAACCCGATCCGGGGGTCCTTCAGTTCGCTTTGGATCAGCAGGCTCAGCTCTTTCTTGATCTGCTCGCCTACGCGTCCCGCTCTAATTTTGGACATCTGTATTCACCTCTTTGCTTAGCGCTCTACCGTTTCCATGATGAACGCTTCGATAATGTCGCCTTCTTTGACATCGTTATAGCGTTCCAAAGTAATCCCGCACTCATACCCCTGTGCGACTTCCTTGGCATCATCCTTGAAACGTTTCAGGGTATCAATCTTGCCTTCAAATACAACGATACCGCCACGGATCAAGCGCATTTCAGCATTGCGGGTGATTTTGCCGGAAGTAACCATACATCCTGCAATAGTACCCACCTTGCTGATTGTGAAGACGTTGCGCACTTCAGCATGGCCGATAATGCTTTCTTTGAAGATCGGATCAAGCATGCCCTTCATCGCACTTTCGATTTCTTCAATTACGTTGTAAATAACGTTGTGCAGGCGAACATCAACCTTCTCCTGATCAGCCGCTGCTTTGGTCTGTGCATCCGGACGAACGTTAAAGCCGATAACAATCGCGTTAGACGCTGCTGCCAAGGCAATATCGGACTCCGTAATGGCACCGGCACCGCTGTGAAGAATCTTCACGCGTACGCCTTCGACTTCAATTTTGGCCAAGGAACCTTTCAGCGCCTCGATAGAACCTTGAACGTCACCTTTGATGATTACATTCAGGTCTTTAATCTCGCCATCCTTGATATGCTTGAACAGATCATCCAGTGTTACACGGGTGTTCGTGTTCAGCTCGGATACACGCTGGGTGGTCGAACGTCTATCGGCAATGGCACGGGCTTTACGCTCGTCTTCAAAAGCCATAAACGGATCGCCTGCCTGCGGCACCTCAGTCAGGCCGGTAATTTCAACTGGTGTTGAAGGTCCCGCTTCCTTGAGACGGCGTCCCTTGTCGTTCACCATGGCGCGGACACGTCCGAAGCAGTTACCCGCTACAAAGGCATCGCCCACTTTCAGTGTACCGTGCTGTACGAGAATCCGGGCAACCGGGCCGCGGCTCTTATCAAGCTCGGCTTCAATAACCGTTCCGCGTGCCCGTTTGTCCGGGTTCGCTTTATATTCGTTCACTTCGGCAACCAGCAGAATCATCTCCAGCAATTCTTCGAGGTTTATGCGCTGTTTGGCGGACAGATTAACGAAAATGGTGTCGCCACCCCACTCTTCGGGAACCAGTTCGTAACCAGTAAGCTCCTGCTTCACCTTATCAGGATCAGCGCCTTCCTTGTCAATCTTGTTGACAGCTACGATAATTGGCAGTCCAGCAGCTTTGGCATGGTTGATCGCTTCCACTGTCTGTGGCATTACACCGTCATCGGCAGCTACGACAATAATGGTCATATCCGTAACCTGTGCTCCGCGAGCACGCATAGCGGTAAACGCTTCGTGACCCGGGGTATCCAGGAAAGTGATTTTCTTATGGTTGATCTCTACCTGGTAAGCACCGATGTGCTGCGTAATTCCGCCGGCTTCGCCGCCGCTTACATTGGTGGAGCGAATGGCATCAAGCAATGTTGTTTTACCATGATCGACGTGACCCATGATGGTAACAACCGGAGGACGACTCTGAAGCTCTTCATCCGTATCATTTTCTTCCACGGTTTCGAAGCTGTCTTCGTCGACCGGAATCTTCACTTCTACTTCTACGCCGAACTCGCCGGCAAGCAGCAGGATGGTGTCGATATCCAGTTCCTGGTTGATCGTGGCCATTACGCCCATGGAGATCAACTTCTTGATCACTTCCGAAGCATCCTTGTGCAGCAGTTTTGCCGTTTCACCAACGGTCATGCTGCCGCGCACGATAATCTTCTTCGGTGTGTTGTCAATCTTCTCGCGGCGTTCCATCTGCTGGTTTTTGCCACGGCCGTTTTTGCCGCCGCGTCCACGGTAATTACCGCCTTTGCCATCGTCAAAACGTCGTTGGCCCGTGCCGGGTCTGCCCCCGCCGCCAGTAGTGTTCTTCTTCGGTCCACCCTTGTCGCCGCCACGGGAGAAATCTCCGCCAGTGCCGCCTTGACCTGTACGTGGTGCTCCGCCTTGTCCTTGCGGACGGCTGCCGGGACTGCTGCCCTGCGGACGTGCGCCTGCTGTGCCGCTGCCCTGTGGACGAGTACCGCCAGTGCTGCTGCCCTGTGGACGTGCGCCTGCTGTGCTGCTGCCCTGTGGACGAGTACCGCCAGTGCTGCTGCCCTGTGGACGTGCGCCTGTAGTGCTGCTGCCCTGTGGACGAGTGCCGCCGGTGCTGCTGCCTTGTGGACGTGTGCCGCCAGTGCTGCTGCCTTGCGGACGAGTGCCGCCGGTGCTGCTGCCTTGCGGACGGTTGCCGCCAGTACTGCTGCCTTGTGGACGGTTGCCACCGGTGCTGCTGCCTTGTGGGCGTGGTGAAGATGTCGAGCTTGTTCTTGGCGCTCCGCTTTGCTGCGGACGCGAATTTTGCGTAGTACCTGATTGTGCTGAGCGGGAATCTTGTCCGCTTTGGGGCCTTGGGGACGTCGTCGATTGGTTGTTGTTTTGGTTACTGTTCATACCTACCTGCTTTTCCGGTTGATTTTTGTTGGCATTCTGAGCGCTTGCGGGTTCGGCGGTTACCGCGCCGGCTGCTGCCGGACGGCTGCTGGTGCCCGTATCCCGCTTCGCTGCAGCGTTTGATTTGACATCCTTGAAGAACTGCTCTACTTTGTTCACGGAACCATTCTCCATGACACTCATATGATTGTTCACAGGCACATCCAGACGCTTCAGAATTGTAATGATCTCTTTACTGCTCATGTTCAATGACTTCGCGTACTCATAAACGCGTAGTTTATCTTTATTATCTTCTTTAGTCAATAACTCCACCTCCGACAGTATCTCCAAGCACTCTGGAGATCATTTCCGCGAATCCTTTATCCGTAACGGCCAGCACAACGCGCTGATCCTTACCAATACTTGCACCGAGGCTGTCCCGGTGAAATGCGATTACTAGTGGAATATCGTAGGTTCCGCATTTATCACGGAACTTTTTTTGGGTATTATCTGAAGCGTCACCTGCCAGAACGACCAGCTTCGCCTCTGAAGACCGCACTGCCTTAAGTACAGCCTCATCGCCGGTGACAATCTTGCCTGCTCTCATCGCAAGCCCTAAATAAGAAAGTGCCTTACTCATTGTCCTCACTATCCTTCGCTGCCAAAAACTGTTCCTCCACGGAAACAAAGTCCCGGGCCAGCTGGGCATAGATTTCAGGACTCACCTGACATTTAAGTGCTCTGTCAAATGCTTTGGTCTTTTGTGCCAGCTTGAAATACTCCAGCTTGCCGCAGATATATGCGCCGCGCCCGGACTTCTTGCCTGTCAGGTCGATAAGCACTTCACCCTCGGGGGTTCTGACCACACGGATCAGCTCCTTCTTGGGCATCATCTCCTGACTGGCGACGCATTTGCGCAGCGGCACCTTACGTTGCTTCATCTTAAACCTCCCGCCTTAACAGGATAATTAGTCAATAGAGACGGAATCCTGATGCATTTCATCAATGGAAGTGCGCGGTCTGCCGTATTCCTGCTCCGCCTGGGTTTCGCTCTTGATGTCGATCTTCCAGCCGGTAAGTTTGGCGGCGAGGCGCGCATTCTGTCCCTTGATCCCAATGGCCAGCGACAGCTGGTAATCAGGAACAATGACCCGGGCCATCTTCTCGGCTTCAAACACCTGAACCTCAAGCACCTTCGACGGGCTGAGTGCATTGGCCACATATTCCTGCACAAGCTCGGAATAACGGACAATGTCAATCTTCTCGCCGCGCAGCTCGGTAACAATGGTCTGAACACGCGTGCCTCTCGGACCCACACACGAGCCGACCGGGTCTACTTCAGGATTGCGTGAGTACACAGCAATCTTGGAGCGGAAGCCGGCTTCGCGGGCTACGGAGCGGATCTCAACGACCCCGTCGAAGATCTCGGGAACCTCAAGCTCGAACAGACGCTTCAGCAGACCGGGATGACTGCGGGACAACATGATCTGCGGCCCTTTGGTCGTATTCTCCACCTTGGTGATATAAGCCTTGATGCGCTCGCTCTGCTTGAACTTCTCACCCGGCATCAGCTCGCTCAGCGGCAGAACCGCTTCGATTTTGCCAAGGTCGATGTAAATGTTCCGCATATCCTGACGCTGTACAAGCCCTGTAACGATATCATCTTCCTTGTCGATAAACGCGTTATAGATAAGTCCGCGCTCAGCCTCGCGAATGCGCTGGGTAACGACCTGCTTCGCCGTCTGGGCGGCAATACGCCCGAAATCACGCGGCGTCACTTCAAGCTCGGCGATATCCTCCAGCTGAAAATGCGGGTTGATCTCCCTGGCGGAAGGAAGCGAGATCTCGGTCCGGATATCAAGAACCTCTTCCACGATGAGCTTGCGGGCATAAACCTTGATAACACCGGTGTTGCGGTTCATGTCTACCCGCACGTTCTGTGCAGCATTGAAATTGCGTTTATAGCTGGAGATCAGCGCAGCTTCAATGGCTTCAAACAGCACATCCTTGCTGATGCCTTTCTCCCTTTCCAGTTCATTCATAGCATCAATAAACTCCATACTCATGAAATTCCGGTCCCCCTTTCAGTACATTAAAAAATAATGGCCAATCTCGCACTGGCGACTCTGGCATACGGTACCACATGTTGTTTCTTGCCCGCGGAGATGAGCAGCTCCTCATTCTCGAACGAGAGCAAACGGCCTTCGAATTCCTTCATTCCCTGGATCGGCTCATAAACAGTCACGTATACATCCTTGCCTACCGCCTTCGCCACATCTGCAGCTTTCTTCAGCGGACGTTCCGCTCCCGGCGAGGAGACCTCAAGGAAATAGGCCTCGGGTATAGGATCGTTGTCGTCCAGCAATTGACTGAAATATTCGCTGATGCTTCCGCAGTCATCAATATCGATGCCGCCTTCCTTATCTACGAATATGCGCAGAAACCAATTGGAGCCTTCCTTTACGTATTCGACGTCCACCAGTTCGAAACCATGGTCGCCCAGATAGGGCCCCAGCATCTGCTCTACTGTTTCTTTAATTTTGGATTTGGGTGTGCTCAAAAGAAAATAACCTCCACGAACTTGTCTTTTGCTATATACCAAAGATAAAGAGTGGGTTTCCCCACTCTTTACACAACGGACTTATCTCATTATTACCAAAAAAATTATACCATAGTGCGTAGGCACTGACAAGTGCCAGCCCTTGACTGCCTATTGAAACAGGCCGTAAGCAGGCGATCAGAACAGGGAAAGCTGGTTGCTCTCGGGCAAGCCGCGGAAGCAGCCCATTCCGGTCAGAAGCTCCACAATAGTCTTGCTGGCCTTGGATTTCTGCTGGAAATCCTCAATCGAAAGGAACTCTCCGGCGTCCTTGGCGGCGGCGATATTATAGGCCGCATTCTCCCCGATTCCCGCCAGCGCGGAGAACGGAGGAATCAGGCTCTTGCCGTCCACAATAAAGGTATCGGCTTCGGAGCGGTAGAGGTCAATATTCTTGAAGGCGAAGCCGCGCGCAGTCATTTCCAGTGCCATTTCGAGAATCGGCAGCATCGCCTTCTCCTTCGGCAGCGCCTGGAAGCCCTTCTGCTCAATCTCAACGATCTGGCGGCCGATGGCTTCATAGCCCTTGCAGCAGAGATCAATATCGAAATCAGCTGCCCTTACCGTAAAGTAGGTCGCATAATATTCGATCGGATAATACAGCTTGAAGTAGGCAGTACGGACGGCGGAAATGACATAAGCGGCCGCATGCGCTTTTGGAAACATGTATTGGATCTTAAGGCAAGAATCAATGTACCACTGCGGCACCTTGCATTTCTTCATTTCATCGATCCACTCGGGAGGCAGACCCTTCCCTTTACGCACACTTTCCGTAATCTTAAAGGCCAGCCCTGCGTCCATGCCTGCCTTATAAATCAGGAAGAGCATGATGTCATCGCGGCAGCCAATTACGGTCTTGATGTTGCAGGTGTTGTTCTTGATCAGATCCTGCGCATTCCCCAGCCACACGCCGGTGCCGTGGGACAGCCCCGAAATCTGCAGCAGATCGGCGAAGGTGGAGGGCTGTGCTTCCACAAGCATCTGGCGCACGAACCTGGTGCCCATCTCCGGCACGCCGTAGGT
This window encodes:
- the infB gene encoding translation initiation factor IF-2, which encodes MSSKEIITILKRLDVPVNNHMSVMENGSVNKVEQFFKDVKSNAAAKRDTGTSSRPAAAGAVTAEPASAQNANKNQPEKQVGMNSNQNNNQSTTSPRPQSGQDSRSAQSGTTQNSRPQQSGAPRTSSTSSPRPQGSSTGGNRPQGSSTGGNRPQGSSTGGTRPQGSSTGGTRPQGSSTGGTRPQGSSTTGARPQGSSTGGTRPQGSSTAGARPQGSSTGGTRPQGSGTAGARPQGSSPGSRPQGQGGAPRTGQGGTGGDFSRGGDKGGPKKNTTGGGGRPGTGQRRFDDGKGGNYRGRGGKNGRGKNQQMERREKIDNTPKKIIVRGSMTVGETAKLLHKDASEVIKKLISMGVMATINQELDIDTILLLAGEFGVEVEVKIPVDEDSFETVEENDTDEELQSRPPVVTIMGHVDHGKTTLLDAIRSTNVSGGEAGGITQHIGAYQVEINHKKITFLDTPGHEAFTAMRARGAQVTDMTIIVVAADDGVMPQTVEAINHAKAAGLPIIVAVNKIDKEGADPDKVKQELTGYELVPEEWGGDTIFVNLSAKQRINLEELLEMILLVAEVNEYKANPDKRARGTVIEAELDKSRGPVARILVQHGTLKVGDAFVAGNCFGRVRAMVNDKGRRLKEAGPSTPVEITGLTEVPQAGDPFMAFEDERKARAIADRRSTTQRVSELNTNTRVTLDDLFKHIKDGEIKDLNVIIKGDVQGSIEALKGSLAKIEVEGVRVKILHSGAGAITESDIALAAASNAIVIGFNVRPDAQTKAAADQEKVDVRLHNVIYNVIEEIESAMKGMLDPIFKESIIGHAEVRNVFTISKVGTIAGCMVTSGKITRNAEMRLIRGGIVVFEGKIDTLKRFKDDAKEVAQGYECGITLERYNDVKEGDIIEAFIMETVER
- the rnpM gene encoding RNase P modulator RnpM, with protein sequence MKQRKVPLRKCVASQEMMPKKELIRVVRTPEGEVLIDLTGKKSGRGAYICGKLEYFKLAQKTKAFDRALKCQVSPEIYAQLARDFVSVEEQFLAAKDSEDNE
- a CDS encoding DHH family phosphoesterase; amino-acid sequence: MQSYEQSLQQTRDFLLEHDDYLVVSHVQPDGDAVSSTLAVGWLLSCLGKKYCMLNEGPIPKRMEYLWHADQILNMTLAGPDREFKHVICVDCADFQRVGLTHRYFAADALIANIDHHPTNNGYGAVNLIKPDAAATAEILFDLLQLFALEWNTDIATAIYTGLLTDTGGFRYTNTSPKVMAAVSELLKLGVNGPELAETLLEEMTLAQVKVLNRALSTLQLSPEGDVAWVHVTPEDMIACGASNEDLEGIVNYPRNIQGVEVGILFKVIHPGAVKVSLRSAGKVDVAALAQTFGGGGHTRAAGAKIEAALEEVIPQVLEEVRRYL
- the nusA gene encoding transcription termination factor NusA; its protein translation is MSMEFIDAMNELEREKGISKDVLFEAIEAALISSYKRNFNAAQNVRVDMNRNTGVIKVYARKLIVEEVLDIRTEISLPSAREINPHFQLEDIAELEVTPRDFGRIAAQTAKQVVTQRIREAERGLIYNAFIDKEDDIVTGLVQRQDMRNIYIDLGKIEAVLPLSELMPGEKFKQSERIKAYITKVENTTKGPQIMLSRSHPGLLKRLFELEVPEIFDGVVEIRSVAREAGFRSKIAVYSRNPEVDPVGSCVGPRGTRVQTIVTELRGEKIDIVRYSELVQEYVANALSPSKVLEVQVFEAEKMARVIVPDYQLSLAIGIKGQNARLAAKLTGWKIDIKSETQAEQEYGRPRTSIDEMHQDSVSID
- the rimP gene encoding ribosome maturation factor RimP — translated: MSTPKSKIKETVEQMLGPYLGDHGFELVDVEYVKEGSNWFLRIFVDKEGGIDIDDCGSISEYFSQLLDDNDPIPEAYFLEVSSPGAERPLKKAADVAKAVGKDVYVTVYEPIQGMKEFEGRLLSFENEELLISAGKKQHVVPYARVASARLAIIF
- the truB gene encoding tRNA pseudouridine(55) synthase TruB, producing MSELTGVLAVYKPAGFTSHDVVAKARRILGMKRIGHTGTLDPQVTGVLPLCLGKATRVVEYIQELPKEYVATLRLGMSSDTEDMTGTITEALEEVQVSREEVQAVLNSFQGVISQVPPMYSAVKVDGKRLYELAREGKTVERKSREVEIYEIEMTDMVWEGPYPEISFRVLCSKGTYIRTLCVDIGRALGLPGVMVKLERTMSAGISASHCLTLEQIAEHMTAGTLEAQLIPADEAIAHLPKHTVSEEKKKAALQGQRLSLRYVAPEVKQSGHFRLYDLQDVFLGIYELDESGAIAPVKVFSGA
- the rbfA gene encoding 30S ribosome-binding factor RbfA, with amino-acid sequence MSKIRAGRVGEQIKKELSLLIQSELKDPRIGFVTITGVDVTNDLSQAKVYLSVLGDEEQKSGSLKAIEKANGFLRSELGKAIRLRHTPELIFKLDESVAYGSHIEKLLGDLGKSEKR